A part of Gambusia affinis linkage group LG19, SWU_Gaff_1.0, whole genome shotgun sequence genomic DNA contains:
- the nme4 gene encoding nucleoside diphosphate kinase, mitochondrial isoform X1 yields MTGEFLMGRADFTPGADKTRVECTVMMQRRVFHTALKHFFTGTQETKRTLPCGLPCAQRWGHNLVLHSHKSSLPDVRERTLIAIKPDGVQRRLVGQIIHRFEQRGFKLVGLKMLQASQDVLSEHYCELRTKPFYGSLLRYMTSGPLVVMVWEGHNVVQTSRTMVGNTNPAEAQAGTVRGDFSIHVSRNVVHASDSVERAKKEIQLWFQTKDLLDWESWDQTSTGDV; encoded by the exons ATGACTGGTGAGTTTTTAATGGGGAGGGCTGACTTCACTCCAGGGGCTGACAAAACACGCGTGGAGTGCACGGTCATGATGCAGCGCAGGGTTTTCCACACGGCTCTCAAGCACTTTTTCACAGGGACTCAGGAAACCAAACGAACTCTGCCATGTGGGCTCCCCTGTGCGCAGAGGTGGGGACACAATCTCGTCTTGCACAGTCACAAATCAA GTCTCCCAGATGTGAGGGAGCGGACTCTCATCGCCATAAAGCCAGACGGAGTCCAGCGTCGCCTTGTTGGACAGATCATCCACCGGTTCGAGCAGCGAGGTTTCAAATTGGTCGGGCTGAAGATGCTGCAG GCGTCCCAGGATGTCCTGTCCGAGCACTACTGTGAGCTGAGGACCAAGCCGTTCTATGGCAGTCTGCTGCGCTACATGACCTCTGGACCCCTGGTTGTGATG GTATGGGAAGGGCATAACGTCGTTCAGACATCACGGACTATGGTGGGAAACACTAACCCGGCTGAGGCCCAGGCAGGAACCGTCAGAGGAGATTTCAGCATTCATGTCAGCAG GAACGTGGTCCATGCCAGTGACTCGGTGGAGAGGGCTAAGAAGGAGATCCAGCTGTGGTTTCAAACCAAAGACCTTTTGGACTGGGAGTCCTGGGACCAGACCAGCACCGGCGATGTGTGA
- the nme4 gene encoding nucleoside diphosphate kinase, mitochondrial isoform X2, whose translation MWVTVWQQKIRRGLPDVRERTLIAIKPDGVQRRLVGQIIHRFEQRGFKLVGLKMLQASQDVLSEHYCELRTKPFYGSLLRYMTSGPLVVMVWEGHNVVQTSRTMVGNTNPAEAQAGTVRGDFSIHVSRNVVHASDSVERAKKEIQLWFQTKDLLDWESWDQTSTGDV comes from the exons ATGTGGGTGACCGTGTGGCAACAGAAAATCCGCAGAG GTCTCCCAGATGTGAGGGAGCGGACTCTCATCGCCATAAAGCCAGACGGAGTCCAGCGTCGCCTTGTTGGACAGATCATCCACCGGTTCGAGCAGCGAGGTTTCAAATTGGTCGGGCTGAAGATGCTGCAG GCGTCCCAGGATGTCCTGTCCGAGCACTACTGTGAGCTGAGGACCAAGCCGTTCTATGGCAGTCTGCTGCGCTACATGACCTCTGGACCCCTGGTTGTGATG GTATGGGAAGGGCATAACGTCGTTCAGACATCACGGACTATGGTGGGAAACACTAACCCGGCTGAGGCCCAGGCAGGAACCGTCAGAGGAGATTTCAGCATTCATGTCAGCAG GAACGTGGTCCATGCCAGTGACTCGGTGGAGAGGGCTAAGAAGGAGATCCAGCTGTGGTTTCAAACCAAAGACCTTTTGGACTGGGAGTCCTGGGACCAGACCAGCACCGGCGATGTGTGA